Proteins encoded by one window of Scatophagus argus isolate fScaArg1 chromosome 4, fScaArg1.pri, whole genome shotgun sequence:
- the LOC124057974 gene encoding kazal-type serine protease inhibitor domain-containing protein 1-like, whose product MPGLRGLVLLSLCLNLHTYRALPSQRVDLGTDPPLDYDVLDEELGGFRDRSGNWTRGVASCGPCEPDLCPENRGCRAGLVLDPCGCCMECGNLEGQACDPGDRSVFYGLCGTGLRCQADPRPAGRGGKEDEEEEEEEVCVCEEQEAVCGTDGVTYMNMCQFREAAFSKPELRTRGKGPCKTVPIIKVPPHSQVNGTGSSLVFLCEVFAFPMALVEWRKDGRDVVLPGDDPHISVQSRGGPLKFELSSWLQIEGAGPEDSGTYRCIARNNLGSVSASAVLGILRAEELSSYLANSVSEMKQLTDATDYDQGFY is encoded by the exons ATGCCGGGGTTGAGAGGACTGGTTCTCCTGAGTCTCTGTCTGAATCTGCACACATACCGGGCCCTCCCCAGCCAGCGGGTCGACCTCGGCACCGACCCGCCGCTGGACTACGACGTGCTGGATGAGGAGCTGGGAGGCTTCAGGGACCGGAGCGGCAACTGGACCCGCGGGGTCGCGAGCTGCGGGCCCTGTGAGCCGGACCTGTGCCCGGAGAACCGGGGTTGCCGGGCCGGCCTGGTGCTGGACCCGTGCGGCTGCTGTATGGAGTGCGGCAACCTGGAGGGCCAAGCCTGCGACCCGGGGGACCGCAGCGTCTTCTACGGGCTCTGCGGGACCGGGCTGCGGTGTCAGGCGGACCCGCGGCCcgcaggaagaggaggaaaggaggatgaggaagaagaggaggaggaggtgtgtgtgtgtgaggagcagGAGGCGGTCTGTGGCACTGATGGAGTCACATACATGAACATGTGTCAGTTCAGAGAGGCCGCCTTCTCCAAACCAGAACTCAGAACCAGAGGGAAGGGGCCCTGCAAGACGG TTCCCATCATCAAGGTTCCTCCTCACAGCCAGGTGAATGGGACCGGCAGCAGTCTCGTCTTCCTCTGTGAGGTCTTTGCCTTTCCGATGGCCCTTGTCGAGTGGAGGAAGGACGGCCGAGACGTCGTCCTGCCCGGAGACGACCCTCACATCTCTGTGCAG tCTCGGGGTGGTCCGCTGAAGTTCGAGCTCTCCAGTTGGCTGCAGATTGAGGGGGCGGGGCCAGAGGACTCGGGGACCTATCGCTGCATTGCGCGTAACAACCTGGGTTCTGTGTCCGCCTCTGCTGTACTGGGAATTCTGCGAGCAG aggaGCTGTCGTCCTACCTGGCCAATAGCGTGTCAGAGATGAAGCAGCTGACGGATGCCACAGACTACGACCAGGGCTTTTACTGA